Proteins co-encoded in one Salvia splendens isolate huo1 chromosome 4, SspV2, whole genome shotgun sequence genomic window:
- the LOC121800113 gene encoding uncharacterized protein LOC121800113 yields the protein MASSKYPKQPEKSQATLGNTAARAGNNKGRSMPLSTPNLANTKSAAAPTKFSENTEHLQEINSIRKAPVGAQIKRVINLLFKRRDALTPDQINKECYVDVNGNKAVFDSLRNNPKVHYDGERFVYKSKHQLQTKTDLLQLIRTRPEGIAVVDLKDSYTAVIDDLQVLKGSGEIWLLSNFDSLEDIAYPNDPRASITVDDDLKQLFRGIELPRDMLDIERDLQKNGMKPATNTAKRRAAAEIHGMPPKPKTKKKKHEISKRTKLTNAHLPELFQTLRGPG from the exons ATGGCGTCTTCGAAATATCCAAAACAGCCAGAGAAATCTCAAGCAACTCTTGGTAACACAGCAGCTAGAGCAGGAAATAATAAAGGACGGTCTATGCCCTTGAGCACGCCAAATTTGGCAAATACAAAGTCTGCTGCAGCTCCAACCAAGTTCTCGGAAAATACAGAACATCTTCAAGAAATAAATAGCATAAGGAAAGCTCCTGTAGGGGCCCAGATAAAACGTGTTATCAACTTGCTCTTTAAG AGGAGGGATGCCTTGACTCCtgatcaaataaataaagagtGCTATGTGGATGTAAATGGGAATAAAGCCGTGTTTGACAGTTTAAGGAACAATCCAAAAGTGCATTATGATGGAGAGCGGTTCGTGTATAAG TCCAAACATCAGTTGCAAACTAAGACTGATCTTCTTCAATTGATTCGGACGCGTCCAGAGGGCATTGCTGTTGTAGATCTCAAGGATTCATACACAGCTGTAATCGATGATCTACAG GTTCTGAAAGGTTCTGGCGAAATTTGGTTGCTGTCCAACTTCGATTCACTAGAGGACATAGCATACCCGAATGATCCTAGAGCTTCCATCACGGTGGATGATGATTTGAAGCAATTGTTCCGGGGGATCGAACTCCCTCGTGACATGCTTGATATCGAGAGGGATCTTCAGAAGAACGGGATGAAACCTGCTACGAACACCGCTAAGAGGAGGGCTGCTGCAGAGATTCATGGCATGCCTCCCAAGCCcaagacgaagaagaagaagcacgAGATCAGCAAGAGGACCAAGCTTACCAATGCGCATCTTCCGGAACTCTTCCAAACTCTTCGCGGACCGGGATAA